Below is a window of Terriglobia bacterium DNA.
GCGTTGGCGAGTTCTGCAAAGATTTTCTGGGGAAAGCGAAAGTCCTTCCTCATGCTGTAATTCTTACTGGCACTGACGGAGTCTCTTTCGGATGTGGTAGTGCCAGTCAGAATGCTTACCTTTGACTCCTGCCCGGATTCTGTGATGGTGTAATTGATGAAGGGCTTGTCTTCTTGTCCGCAGAGTTCACTGGCGGTCCTGGTTGAGAATTCATCCGAGAGCGCCAAAAAGATCTTCGTGCGGAACGTCTGAAGCAATGTCCTGTAGCTCTCGCCTGGCAGGGTGGAACGCAAAGAGCTGATGCTTTGCGTAGCAACGATGGCAATGCACTTGGCCTGCCGGGAGAGGCTGAAGAACTTTTCATCGCCGCTCGGGTCGCTTTCTCCGACCGTGGCGAATGTTTGGTACTCATCGCACAGAAAAAAAACAGGTCGGAAGTGCTTATCCTTGTGTTCCTCGATCTTCGGAATGCGGAGCAGAACGGCTCTTTGGAAGTCCATCTTCATCATGGTCCCAATCGCCCGAGCAAGGCCAGCGTTTAGCGAAATTGGGAAGTTCAAGGCGCAGACCTTCCCATTTTCGATGAGCCAATTGAATGACGGCAGAGGCTTCCCGTATTTGTAGCTGCCCTCGGCCTCAACAGTGTTCAAGGCAGGATCATAGGTTTCCTTACGTGGGCAGAAGATCCGTTTCACCGGAGGGCTGTCATCAAAGAGCGACAGGAAAACAGAGATACCCTCAACAATGGATGTGCGGAGCTTGGGTTCGATCCTCGTCCAGTCGTTATAAAACCAACGCTTGACTGCCTCAAATTGCTCCCGCTTGATTGTGTCGTATTCGCGCGGGGCAGGTTCACGGCGAAGCTCGTACGCCACTACGGGTCTGACGGCATTGAGCGCATTTTCGAGTGACACGGACCAGAGCGCCTCATAGTGGCTGCCTTCTTCATTCGCTGTAAAGCCGCTTACGGATGTGGCCCCGGCGCCCTGCAGGCTCCGGTAGGCCGCGGAGGAAAGCTGGATGTACTGCTTGCCGGTAAACTGCTTTTCGCCGTCCTGAATTTTCTTTTGTAAAAGATCGGGGTTAATGGAGCATTCGTACACATCAAACAATGTCACATAGTCGTAAAGAACCTTGTGAAGCAGGATTACGAATTTGACAAGATTGGTGTACGCCTGTTGCCAGAATGGTTCCTTGCCCCGACCGAACAGATTTGTCAGTAGCGAGGCAAGGCCATATGCCAGAGCGTAGGCGTCAAGGTCGTTATAAAGGGGGTTCCATCGATATTCGGAATCGAGGGAAATTTCTATATAGTCCTCCTCACGTCCGTGCTTCTTCATCACTCGTTTGATCTGGTGGCAGAAGTCGCCCTTGACTTCGAGCACTAAACCACTGAGTTTTGTTTGCGCGT
It encodes the following:
- a CDS encoding type IV secretion system DNA-binding domain-containing protein — its product is MLDHIFHSKTFVSFMLASGTWFVLILRYPFPVDNLLLRLIALKDPMVYGGMRWTYMALMFTTPFILYSSALSGIYIFAYRHGRKKKPNPLPPYPEPASRNQLFLVTGEQHHPTKFVPSPTPHWITTPPRGLYAGTMVVGAVGSGKTSCVMLPFADQLIGFEPRNAQTKLSGLVLEVKGDFCHQIKRVMKKHGREEDYIEISLDSEYRWNPLYNDLDAYALAYGLASLLTNLFGRGKEPFWQQAYTNLVKFVILLHKVLYDYVTLFDVYECSINPDLLQKKIQDGEKQFTGKQYIQLSSAAYRSLQGAGATSVSGFTANEEGSHYEALWSVSLENALNAVRPVVAYELRREPAPREYDTIKREQFEAVKRWFYNDWTRIEPKLRTSIVEGISVFLSLFDDSPPVKRIFCPRKETYDPALNTVEAEGSYKYGKPLPSFNWLIENGKVCALNFPISLNAGLARAIGTMMKMDFQRAVLLRIPKIEEHKDKHFRPVFFLCDEYQTFATVGESDPSGDEKFFSLSRQAKCIAIVATQSISSLRSTLPGESYRTLLQTFRTKIFLALSDEFSTRTASELCGQEDKPFINYTITESGQESKVSILTGTTTSERDSVSASKNYSMRKDFRFPQKIFAELANAQAIVIPYNGFETSEATICYLKPHYLDPNISYFEQAKRGLL